A genomic window from Caballeronia sp. SBC1 includes:
- the rfbG gene encoding CDP-glucose 4,6-dehydratase: protein MVDQAFWHGKKVFLTGHTGFKGSWLTLWLQALGARVTGFALAPDTTPNLFTLGRVDDGIESIIGDIRDRALLAEAMKAASPDIVIHMAAQPLVRESYVTPVETYETNVMGTVHVLDAIRQVPGVRSVVVVTTDKCYENREWEWGYRENEAMGGYDPYSSSKGCAELVTSAYRNSFFNPATYAKHGVAMASGRAGNVIGGGDWAADRLIPDIMRAISRGETVNIRNPHAIRPWQHVLEPLSGYLILAERLYTDGPRFADAWNFGPNDSDAQPVQAIVERLTSQWGDGARWSLDGGEHPHEATFLKLDCSKARARLGWRPRWDLNHTLDSIVAWYKAAARNEDVKAVTLAQIDQYTQI from the coding sequence ATGGTCGATCAAGCGTTCTGGCACGGCAAGAAGGTCTTTCTTACCGGCCATACGGGTTTCAAGGGCAGTTGGCTGACGCTGTGGCTACAAGCTCTTGGCGCCCGCGTCACGGGCTTCGCCCTTGCGCCGGACACCACGCCCAACCTGTTCACGCTCGGGCGTGTAGATGACGGCATTGAATCCATCATCGGCGATATCCGGGATCGCGCTTTGCTGGCCGAAGCCATGAAGGCCGCCAGTCCCGACATCGTGATCCACATGGCGGCGCAACCGCTAGTGCGCGAATCGTATGTGACCCCAGTGGAAACCTACGAAACGAACGTGATGGGCACGGTGCACGTGCTCGACGCGATCCGGCAGGTGCCGGGCGTGCGGTCAGTCGTCGTTGTTACGACGGACAAGTGCTACGAAAATCGCGAGTGGGAGTGGGGATACCGAGAGAACGAGGCAATGGGCGGATACGACCCGTACAGCAGCAGCAAGGGCTGTGCTGAACTCGTGACCTCCGCTTACCGGAACTCGTTCTTCAATCCTGCGACTTACGCGAAGCACGGCGTTGCCATGGCAAGCGGGCGGGCGGGCAATGTGATCGGCGGTGGCGACTGGGCGGCTGACCGGTTGATTCCGGACATCATGCGAGCGATCTCGCGCGGCGAAACGGTGAACATTCGCAATCCGCACGCCATTCGTCCGTGGCAGCACGTGCTTGAACCGCTCAGCGGTTACCTGATTCTGGCTGAAAGGCTTTACACCGATGGCCCGCGTTTCGCCGACGCGTGGAACTTCGGCCCCAACGACTCCGACGCGCAACCGGTCCAGGCGATCGTTGAACGACTGACGTCCCAATGGGGCGACGGTGCGCGATGGAGTCTCGACGGCGGCGAGCATCCGCACGAGGCGACGTTCCTCAAGCTGGACTGCTCGAAGGCGCGCGCACGTCTTGGTTGGCGGCCGCGCTGGGACCTGAACCATACCCTCGACTCGATCGTGGCCTGGTACAAGGCAGCGGCTCGCAACGAAGACGTGAAGGCCGTCACGTTGGCCCAGATCGACCAATACACCCAAATTTGA
- a CDS encoding mannose-1-phosphate guanylyltransferase/mannose-6-phosphate isomerase, with translation MNIIPVIICGGAGTRLWPVSREAFPKPLLKLADGQSLLQKTFLRASHVASANEVVIVTNRETYFLTKDECVEADSDVGQLGFILEPSARNTAAAIGVAAEVVRQQHGADAIMLVMPADQLVEDEAAFGAAVQHAARAAQEGRIVTFGIRPTKPETGYGYIEFESKPLPGADAVHKVVQFVEKPQLSVAEELVADGRHLWNAGMFCFTAETMLAELEKYAPTVLEPAIAAVIDAKRSTSKDGYTVELDGAQFARAEDISIDYAVMERSNNVNVVPCEMGWSDIGSWLSISELTAPDARGNRIHGEAELYEVDNCFIRSEDGRMIGAVGVQDLIVVDTADALLIASRDRAQDVKQIVAKLKKVNHDAYRLHRTVHRPWGTYTVLEEGDRFKMKRIVVKPNAQLSLQMHHHRSEHWIVVSGCADIVNGEQIISLQPNESTYIPAGHKHRLINPGVMDLVLIEVQCGEYLGEDDIVRFEDVYGRVPA, from the coding sequence ATGAACATCATTCCCGTCATTATTTGTGGGGGCGCAGGTACCCGCCTGTGGCCGGTGTCCCGCGAAGCCTTCCCTAAGCCGCTGTTGAAACTGGCCGATGGGCAGAGCCTGCTGCAAAAGACGTTTCTGCGTGCTTCGCATGTGGCGAGCGCCAATGAAGTGGTCATCGTTACGAACCGCGAAACGTATTTCCTGACGAAAGACGAATGCGTTGAAGCCGACTCGGACGTCGGCCAGCTGGGTTTCATCCTCGAACCGTCCGCGCGCAATACCGCTGCGGCGATCGGCGTGGCGGCGGAAGTCGTGCGTCAGCAGCATGGCGCAGACGCGATCATGCTCGTCATGCCCGCAGACCAGCTCGTGGAAGACGAAGCCGCGTTCGGCGCCGCCGTCCAGCACGCGGCGCGTGCGGCGCAGGAAGGCCGGATTGTCACGTTCGGCATCCGCCCGACGAAGCCCGAGACGGGCTATGGCTACATCGAATTCGAAAGCAAGCCGCTGCCCGGCGCGGATGCCGTGCACAAGGTCGTGCAGTTCGTCGAAAAGCCGCAGTTGTCCGTGGCTGAAGAACTCGTTGCCGACGGTCGGCATCTGTGGAATGCAGGCATGTTCTGCTTCACCGCCGAGACCATGCTCGCCGAACTCGAGAAGTACGCGCCGACCGTGCTGGAACCGGCTATTGCTGCCGTTATCGATGCAAAGCGCAGTACATCGAAGGATGGTTACACCGTCGAGCTCGATGGCGCGCAATTTGCCCGTGCTGAAGACATTTCCATCGACTATGCCGTGATGGAGCGCTCCAACAACGTCAACGTGGTGCCGTGCGAGATGGGCTGGAGCGACATTGGCTCGTGGCTGTCCATCAGCGAACTCACCGCGCCCGACGCACGCGGCAACCGCATCCATGGCGAGGCGGAGCTGTACGAAGTCGACAACTGCTTTATCCGCAGCGAAGACGGCCGCATGATTGGCGCCGTGGGCGTGCAAGATTTGATCGTGGTGGATACCGCCGACGCGCTGCTGATTGCATCGCGTGACCGGGCGCAGGACGTGAAGCAAATCGTCGCCAAGCTCAAGAAGGTCAATCACGATGCGTACAGGCTCCACCGAACGGTGCATCGCCCGTGGGGCACGTACACCGTGCTCGAAGAAGGCGATCGCTTCAAGATGAAGCGCATTGTGGTGAAGCCGAACGCACAACTTTCGTTGCAGATGCACCATCACCGCAGCGAGCACTGGATCGTGGTGAGCGGGTGCGCTGACATTGTCAATGGCGAGCAGATCATCTCGCTGCAGCCGAACGAGTCCACTTACATTCCCGCTGGCCACAAGCATCGGCTTATCAATCCGGGCGTGATGGATCTCGTGCTGATCGAGGTGCAGTGCGGCGAGTATCTTGGTGAGGACGACATTGTCCGCTTCGAGGACGTTTATGGGCGCGTGCCGGCCTGA
- a CDS encoding nucleoside-diphosphate sugar epimerase/dehydratase encodes MRIKPSWLSIAAFGFDLMAVAVAWLAAYTLRFNGSVPDDFWHGGINALVWVVVIYGLMFRIFGLYRGMWVFASLPDLMRISKAVASGALIVMIGAAMLQPSPIIPRSVLIVSPLLLFMVTGGSRALYRAIKEFYLYGGLIGKGKPVIVLGAGTAGANLVRELARSSEWRLVGLLDDDPAKRGREILGHKVLGSISELPLWAEQLKADTAIIAIPSASVDAQRRVATMCVRAGVKAMVLPALTVLTQGQAFLSRVRQIDLEDLLGREPVKIDMPHVEALLHGRVVMVTGAGGSIGSELCRQILRFSPAQLVAYDLSEYAMYLLIEELHERFPDLSVIPVIGDAKDSLLLDQTMSRFAPHIVFHAAAYKHVPLMEEQNAWAAVRNNVLGTLRVARAAIRHQVSHFVLISTDKAVNPTNVMGASKRLAEMACQALQQTAPRTQFETVRFGNVLGSAGSVIPKFQQQIAKGGPVTVTHPEITRFFMTIPEAAQLVLQASSMGRGGEIFILDMGEPVRIVDLARDLIRLYGFSEEQIRIVFTGLRPGEKLYEELLADDETTTRTPHPKLRIAQAREVPNHFLDELLPWLMQHRVLADDEVRRDLRRWVPEYQTTMTPALTSVQSARIG; translated from the coding sequence ATGCGAATTAAGCCTTCGTGGCTCTCGATCGCGGCATTCGGTTTTGACCTCATGGCGGTCGCGGTGGCGTGGCTCGCCGCGTATACGCTGCGCTTCAATGGCTCGGTTCCTGACGATTTCTGGCACGGCGGCATCAACGCTCTGGTGTGGGTCGTAGTGATCTACGGTCTGATGTTCCGTATCTTCGGGCTGTATCGCGGCATGTGGGTGTTTGCAAGCCTGCCTGACCTGATGCGGATCTCCAAGGCGGTCGCCAGCGGCGCGCTGATCGTGATGATCGGTGCGGCCATGCTCCAGCCTTCTCCCATCATTCCCCGCTCTGTGTTGATCGTGTCGCCGTTGCTGCTGTTCATGGTGACGGGCGGCTCGCGCGCGCTTTACCGTGCAATCAAGGAGTTTTACCTGTACGGCGGCTTGATAGGCAAGGGCAAGCCGGTGATCGTGCTCGGCGCGGGTACGGCGGGCGCGAATCTCGTGCGCGAGCTGGCGCGCTCCAGTGAATGGCGTTTGGTGGGTCTGCTCGACGACGACCCCGCTAAACGCGGTCGTGAAATCTTGGGCCACAAGGTACTGGGATCGATCAGCGAGCTGCCGTTGTGGGCGGAACAACTCAAGGCCGATACGGCGATCATCGCGATTCCGTCGGCGTCGGTAGATGCGCAGCGGCGTGTGGCTACCATGTGCGTTCGCGCAGGCGTTAAGGCCATGGTGTTGCCAGCGCTTACCGTGCTCACACAGGGGCAGGCATTCCTCTCACGGGTTCGCCAGATCGACCTGGAAGACTTGCTCGGCCGCGAGCCCGTGAAGATCGACATGCCGCACGTCGAGGCGCTGCTGCATGGGCGCGTGGTGATGGTCACGGGTGCAGGCGGCTCGATCGGTTCGGAATTGTGCAGGCAGATCCTGCGCTTCTCGCCGGCGCAACTCGTGGCCTACGACCTGAGCGAATACGCGATGTATTTGCTCATCGAAGAATTGCATGAGCGGTTCCCGGATCTGTCAGTGATCCCGGTGATCGGCGATGCCAAGGATTCGCTGCTTCTCGATCAGACCATGTCGCGCTTTGCGCCGCATATTGTGTTTCACGCTGCGGCGTATAAACACGTGCCTTTGATGGAAGAGCAGAACGCATGGGCGGCAGTGCGCAACAACGTGCTGGGTACCTTGCGCGTGGCGCGCGCGGCGATCCGTCATCAGGTGAGCCATTTCGTACTGATCTCCACCGATAAAGCCGTCAACCCGACCAACGTGATGGGCGCAAGCAAACGCCTGGCCGAGATGGCCTGCCAGGCGTTGCAGCAGACCGCGCCGCGCACGCAGTTCGAGACGGTGAGATTTGGTAATGTGCTGGGCAGCGCGGGCAGCGTGATCCCGAAGTTCCAGCAGCAGATTGCGAAGGGCGGTCCGGTAACGGTCACGCATCCGGAGATCACGCGGTTCTTCATGACGATCCCCGAAGCTGCGCAACTGGTGTTGCAAGCGTCGAGCATGGGCCGTGGCGGCGAGATCTTTATCCTGGATATGGGTGAGCCGGTGAGAATCGTGGATCTGGCGCGCGATCTGATTCGCTTGTACGGATTCTCGGAGGAGCAGATCCGGATCGTGTTCACGGGCTTGCGGCCGGGTGAAAAGCTGTACGAGGAATTGCTTGCCGACGACGAAACGACCACACGCACGCCGCATCCGAAGCTGCGGATCGCACAGGCGCGCGAAGTGCCGAATCACTTCCTCGATGAATTGCTGCCATGGCTGATGCAGCATCGCGTATTGGCAGATGACGAAGTGCGACGTGACCTGCGCCGCTGGGTGCCGGAGTATCAGACGACTATGACGCCAGCGTTGACGAGTGTGCAGTCGGCTCGAATCGGTTGA
- a CDS encoding glycosyltransferase family 4 protein yields MVLLTPMPMLLFFAAGIACGVCAGILLLLLRTGWAWDIAVDIPNHRSLHVRPVPRVGGWGVMPATLLAVALCVPSFGWIALGALLLSVVSQIDDRRGLPARVRFAAHLIVVAGAIAWSSVSITWWLALLAVVALVWVVNLYNFMDGSDGLAGGMAVFGFGFYAVAALISQPSLAVAAAAVAGAALGFLIFNHHPAKIFLGDAGSIPLGFLAGALGFWGWQHSVWPIWFPALVFAPFVADATVTLARRLARGEKVWLAHREHYYQRLVRLTESHVRVAVAYYLLMLGSGCVALLALCVPLMAQWALFGAWYVVLALVGWQIDRRWRQFILTQGNDNDAN; encoded by the coding sequence ATGGTACTGCTGACGCCCATGCCCATGCTGTTGTTCTTCGCTGCTGGAATCGCTTGCGGTGTGTGCGCGGGGATTTTGCTGCTGCTATTGCGTACAGGCTGGGCCTGGGATATAGCAGTCGATATCCCGAACCATCGGTCGTTGCACGTGCGCCCGGTGCCGCGCGTGGGCGGCTGGGGGGTCATGCCAGCCACGTTGCTCGCCGTTGCATTGTGCGTGCCATCCTTTGGCTGGATCGCGCTCGGAGCATTGCTGCTGTCCGTGGTGTCCCAAATCGATGACCGGCGGGGCTTGCCGGCCCGCGTGCGCTTCGCCGCGCATCTGATCGTGGTGGCTGGGGCCATTGCGTGGAGCTCCGTGAGCATTACCTGGTGGCTTGCGCTGCTTGCCGTCGTGGCGCTCGTCTGGGTGGTCAATCTTTACAATTTCATGGACGGCTCCGACGGTCTCGCGGGCGGCATGGCTGTGTTTGGTTTCGGTTTTTACGCCGTTGCAGCGCTGATTTCGCAGCCGTCGCTTGCAGTGGCTGCGGCGGCGGTAGCTGGCGCAGCACTTGGCTTCTTGATTTTTAACCACCATCCGGCCAAGATATTCCTCGGCGACGCCGGTTCGATCCCGCTTGGTTTCCTGGCTGGGGCGCTGGGCTTCTGGGGTTGGCAGCACAGCGTCTGGCCGATCTGGTTCCCCGCGCTGGTGTTTGCGCCTTTCGTGGCCGACGCCACCGTGACCCTTGCGCGCCGTCTCGCGCGGGGGGAGAAAGTGTGGCTGGCGCATCGCGAGCATTATTATCAGCGTTTGGTGAGACTGACTGAAAGCCACGTCCGCGTGGCTGTGGCGTATTACTTGCTCATGTTGGGCAGCGGTTGCGTAGCGCTCTTAGCACTTTGCGTGCCGCTCATGGCCCAATGGGCCCTGTTCGGGGCGTGGTACGTTGTTCTGGCCTTGGTTGGCTGGCAGATCGACCGCCGTTGGCGGCAATTCATCCTCACTCAAGGTAACGATAACGATGCGAATTAA
- a CDS encoding GNAT family N-acetyltransferase — protein sequence MAVVKTGDQIVGEMPYTLTKKGFWRISTLPPLTRTLGPVIKPQPADAGNPEWNHRLEVTRELIAQLPKCAHFHQIAHPLVSEAEAAAFSLHGFQVSVGFTLKLPPGTDEATAWRGLRWNTRNRVRRSAERFVVREIAGVEEFVDFYDSNLATRKLDNVYGSTIMRRLLTEVVRHNAGMLLGTFDHDGSLNAATALVWDKTNVYYFLTTRTATAHSGAVALLVWQAIKVARERTLELDFDGVSTAGILQFLAGFGGHLVRRYTFEQMRGDFALGRALRASSREVAKAARSVGAKKSTPAEKGTPAEKSSPAEKSSPAE from the coding sequence ATGGCCGTCGTGAAGACCGGCGACCAGATCGTCGGCGAGATGCCCTACACGCTTACCAAAAAGGGCTTCTGGCGCATATCGACATTGCCACCGCTCACCCGAACCCTCGGCCCGGTCATCAAGCCGCAGCCCGCCGATGCGGGGAACCCCGAGTGGAATCATCGTCTGGAAGTCACGCGCGAGTTGATCGCTCAACTACCCAAGTGCGCGCACTTTCATCAGATCGCGCACCCGCTTGTGTCGGAAGCCGAAGCAGCCGCTTTCTCGCTGCACGGCTTCCAAGTCTCGGTGGGGTTCACGCTCAAATTGCCCCCGGGCACGGACGAGGCCACCGCCTGGCGCGGACTTCGCTGGAATACGCGCAACCGCGTCCGGCGCTCCGCTGAGCGATTCGTGGTGCGCGAGATCGCGGGCGTCGAGGAATTTGTCGACTTCTATGATTCCAACCTTGCCACCCGTAAGCTCGATAACGTCTACGGCTCAACGATCATGCGGCGGTTGCTGACCGAGGTCGTGCGCCATAATGCCGGCATGCTGCTCGGTACGTTCGACCATGATGGCTCACTCAATGCCGCGACCGCGCTCGTTTGGGACAAGACAAACGTCTACTATTTTTTGACGACGCGTACAGCCACCGCGCACAGCGGCGCGGTAGCTCTACTTGTCTGGCAGGCGATCAAAGTCGCCCGCGAACGTACGCTCGAACTTGACTTCGACGGCGTCTCGACAGCGGGCATTCTCCAATTCCTCGCAGGCTTCGGCGGACATCTCGTTCGGCGCTATACATTCGAACAAATGCGGGGCGATTTTGCGCTCGGTCGCGCCCTGCGCGCCAGTTCGCGCGAGGTTGCGAAGGCTGCTCGAAGTGTTGGCGCGAAGAAAAGCACACCTGCAGAGAAGGGCACACCTGCGGAGAAGAGCTCACCTGCGGAGAAGAGCTCACCTGCAGAATAG
- a CDS encoding SDR family oxidoreductase gives MRVIVTGANGFVGRATCAALCDAGHDVTALVRRPGGCEPRVHERVIADDNFASLAALPAADVLIHLAARVHVMRDSAGDPLGEYRAVNVQGSLNVARAALRAGVTRLVFISSIKALGESEPGRPWREDDAPAPADPYGITKLEAERALECFGREQGMEIVVLRPPLVYGPGVRANFEQLMRAVERGIPLPLGAISVRRSMVYVGNLADAIRFVATRTEPTSGVFHVTDGDDLSVAQMIRALAQAFDKPARLLAVPASWLRAAGALTGRTAQVDRLTSPLRMDSTRLRTDLGWTPPITVAEGIARTVRAFQEAR, from the coding sequence ATGCGAGTAATCGTCACAGGGGCCAACGGTTTTGTGGGGCGCGCGACTTGCGCGGCGCTCTGCGATGCGGGTCACGACGTGACCGCACTCGTGCGTCGGCCAGGCGGCTGTGAGCCGCGCGTGCACGAACGAGTAATCGCCGACGATAACTTCGCAAGTCTCGCCGCTTTGCCTGCTGCGGACGTACTGATTCATCTTGCCGCGCGTGTTCACGTGATGCGGGACAGCGCTGGGGACCCGCTCGGCGAGTATCGCGCGGTCAATGTGCAGGGCTCGCTCAACGTGGCGCGCGCCGCGTTGCGCGCGGGTGTGACGCGGCTGGTTTTTATAAGCAGCATCAAGGCGTTGGGCGAGAGCGAGCCGGGCCGGCCATGGCGCGAGGACGATGCGCCGGCGCCCGCGGATCCTTACGGCATTACGAAGCTCGAAGCCGAACGGGCGCTTGAGTGCTTCGGCCGCGAGCAAGGTATGGAGATTGTCGTGCTCCGTCCGCCGCTGGTCTATGGCCCGGGAGTACGAGCGAACTTCGAGCAATTGATGCGAGCCGTGGAGCGCGGTATCCCTTTGCCGCTTGGTGCTATCAGTGTCCGTCGCAGCATGGTCTACGTGGGTAATCTCGCCGATGCCATCCGGTTCGTGGCAACGCGCACCGAGCCGACCAGCGGAGTGTTCCATGTTACCGACGGCGACGATCTCAGCGTCGCGCAGATGATCCGGGCACTGGCCCAGGCCTTTGATAAACCCGCGCGGCTTCTGGCGGTACCCGCTTCATGGTTGCGTGCAGCGGGCGCGCTGACGGGGCGCACGGCCCAGGTCGACCGATTGACAAGCCCGCTGCGCATGGACAGCACGCGCCTGCGGACGGACCTCGGCTGGACGCCGCCCATAACGGTGGCCGAAGGCATCGCGCGGACGGTGCGTGCATTCCAGGAGGCGCGCTGA
- a CDS encoding glycosyltransferase family 4 protein, whose amino-acid sequence MRVLHFYKTYKPDTMGGVQELISQICSGAARRGVTSEVLTVSHDTSTVDFGDHVHHRAKMDVEIASSGFSLSAFGRFRELAEHADLIHYHFPWPFADVVHFVTRVHKPSIVTYHSDIVRQKVLLQFYKPLRNRFLASVDKIVATSPNYLETSDVLQRYRDKVEVIPIGLDETSYAAPTAEKLQYWRERAGPKFFLFVGNLRYYKGLHVLLDALPGTDFRVVIIGSGPVERELRAQAERLKLTNVDFVGPVGDDDKIALLTLCHALTFPSHLRSEAFGISLLEAAMFGKPMISTEIGTGTSYVNVDGETGLVVPASDPGALLGAMGRLWEDDALAAKLGQNGRQRFEAMFTAGKMVDAYVDLYRRLVDSSVASSIR is encoded by the coding sequence ATGCGCGTTTTACATTTCTATAAGACTTATAAGCCGGACACAATGGGCGGCGTTCAGGAACTGATCAGCCAGATTTGTTCCGGCGCGGCCCGTCGTGGTGTGACGAGTGAAGTGCTCACGGTGAGCCACGACACTAGCACCGTGGACTTCGGGGACCACGTACACCATCGCGCGAAGATGGACGTGGAAATTGCGTCGTCGGGCTTTTCGCTCTCGGCGTTCGGACGGTTCCGCGAACTCGCCGAACACGCCGATCTGATCCACTACCATTTCCCGTGGCCGTTTGCCGATGTCGTGCACTTCGTTACGCGCGTGCATAAGCCGTCGATCGTGACGTATCACTCCGATATCGTGCGGCAGAAGGTGTTGCTGCAGTTCTATAAGCCGCTGCGCAATCGGTTTCTCGCGAGCGTCGACAAGATCGTGGCAACGTCCCCGAATTATCTGGAGACGAGCGACGTGTTGCAGCGGTATCGCGACAAGGTCGAGGTGATTCCAATCGGGCTCGACGAGACGTCGTATGCGGCGCCGACTGCCGAGAAGTTGCAATATTGGCGTGAGCGCGCCGGGCCGAAGTTTTTTTTGTTCGTCGGCAATCTCCGATATTACAAGGGGCTGCACGTGCTGCTGGATGCACTGCCGGGAACGGATTTCCGGGTGGTGATCATCGGGTCGGGACCAGTCGAGCGCGAACTGCGGGCGCAGGCGGAACGGTTGAAGCTGACCAACGTGGATTTTGTCGGGCCGGTAGGCGACGACGACAAGATCGCCCTGCTCACGCTCTGTCATGCTCTGACGTTTCCGTCGCATTTGCGCTCGGAGGCGTTCGGGATCTCGTTGCTGGAAGCGGCGATGTTCGGGAAGCCGATGATATCGACGGAAATCGGCACCGGGACATCGTATGTGAACGTAGATGGGGAGACGGGGCTGGTGGTGCCGGCGAGTGATCCGGGAGCTTTGCTCGGGGCGATGGGGCGGCTGTGGGAGGACGATGCCCTGGCCGCGAAACTGGGGCAGAACGGCCGGCAACGCTTCGAAGCGATGTTCACAGCCGGCAAGATGGTCGACGCCTATGTGGATTTGTACAGGCGGCTGGTCGACTCCAGTGTCGCGTCATCCATTCGCTAA
- the rfbF gene encoding glucose-1-phosphate cytidylyltransferase, giving the protein MKAVILAGGLGTRISEDTVNRPKPMIEIGGKPILWHIMKIYSAYGVNDFVICCGYKGYVIKEYFANYFLHTSDVTFDMRTNEMQVHQQYAEPWKVTLVDTGESTMTGGRLRRVKDFVKDEEAFCFTYGDGVSNINISSLVEFHKQQGTLATLSATFPPGRFGALDLHDNKVLSFKEKPKGDGGMINGGFFVLSPKVIDLIPDDDCIWEREPLEKLAEGGQLSAFEHEGFWQPMDTLRDKTHLEELWQSGRAPWKVW; this is encoded by the coding sequence ATGAAAGCTGTAATTCTTGCAGGCGGACTTGGAACCCGGATTTCCGAGGACACCGTCAATCGTCCGAAGCCAATGATCGAAATTGGTGGAAAACCGATTCTTTGGCACATCATGAAGATCTATTCAGCCTACGGCGTGAATGACTTCGTGATCTGCTGCGGCTACAAGGGCTACGTGATCAAGGAGTATTTCGCCAATTACTTTCTTCATACGTCTGACGTCACGTTCGACATGCGCACGAACGAGATGCAGGTGCATCAGCAATACGCCGAGCCGTGGAAAGTAACCTTGGTGGATACTGGCGAGTCCACCATGACCGGCGGACGGCTGCGCCGCGTCAAGGATTTCGTCAAGGACGAGGAAGCGTTCTGCTTCACCTACGGTGACGGCGTGAGCAACATCAACATTTCGTCGCTGGTTGAGTTTCACAAGCAGCAAGGGACGCTCGCCACCCTCTCCGCCACCTTCCCGCCTGGACGCTTCGGCGCGTTGGACCTGCACGACAATAAAGTACTGTCGTTCAAGGAAAAGCCGAAAGGCGACGGCGGCATGATCAACGGCGGGTTTTTCGTACTGTCCCCGAAGGTAATCGACCTGATTCCGGACGACGACTGCATCTGGGAACGCGAACCGCTCGAGAAACTTGCGGAAGGTGGTCAGCTTTCAGCCTTCGAACATGAAGGGTTCTGGCAACCCATGGACACACTCCGCGACAAAACGCACCTTGAAGAGCTCTGGCAAAGCGGCCGTGCACCGTGGAAGGTGTGGTAA
- a CDS encoding glycosyltransferase family 1 protein, translating to MKLLFDLNSLRPPRSGVGYYTQHLLEGLHDEPDVQGLAGWVGAERFEGERLLALINQHVALRKGVQFSEGIAAKVLQKARSLPGLYRGRTIARAIKSREVRDDFARRGYVYHETNFVASRYKGPTVVTIHDLSHRRHPEFHPRVAVEYLDRELPKTLRQAQVVIADSHYTKNDIVDIYGVPESKVVTIHLGVEAAFQPYSAESCAEALANLGLKHRGFVLSVCTLQPRKNLQRLVEAFARLPAEMRSAFPLVLIGADGWKNSALMRVIEPLARDGQVVVPGYVPRENLLRLYASAALFAYPSLFEGFGLPVAEAMASGVAVLTSNLTSLPEVSAGAAWEVDPYSIDDIAAGMERLIGDPALRDELIAKGLLRAADLTWDATVAQTCAVYRGLSA from the coding sequence ATGAAATTGCTCTTCGATCTCAACTCACTTCGTCCACCGAGGAGCGGCGTCGGCTATTACACGCAGCATCTGCTGGAAGGATTGCACGATGAGCCGGATGTGCAGGGGCTGGCGGGCTGGGTGGGCGCGGAGCGTTTCGAAGGCGAGCGCCTGCTCGCGCTGATCAATCAACACGTGGCGTTGCGCAAGGGCGTGCAGTTCAGCGAGGGTATTGCGGCCAAGGTGCTTCAGAAGGCGCGCAGCCTGCCGGGGCTGTATCGCGGAAGGACAATTGCGCGGGCCATCAAGTCGCGTGAAGTGCGTGACGATTTCGCGCGCCGCGGGTATGTGTATCACGAGACAAACTTCGTGGCCTCGAGGTACAAAGGCCCGACGGTCGTGACCATTCACGACCTGTCGCATCGGCGGCATCCAGAGTTTCATCCGCGCGTGGCGGTGGAATATCTCGACCGCGAGTTGCCAAAAACGTTGCGGCAAGCGCAGGTCGTGATCGCGGACAGTCACTACACGAAGAACGATATCGTCGATATCTACGGCGTGCCCGAATCCAAGGTCGTCACCATTCATCTGGGCGTTGAAGCGGCGTTTCAGCCGTACTCGGCGGAATCATGCGCCGAGGCGCTCGCCAATCTCGGCCTGAAGCATCGCGGATTCGTGCTGTCCGTCTGCACGCTGCAGCCGCGCAAGAATCTGCAGCGGCTGGTCGAAGCATTCGCGCGGCTGCCCGCGGAGATGCGCAGCGCCTTTCCGCTCGTGCTGATCGGCGCGGATGGCTGGAAGAATTCCGCCCTCATGCGCGTGATCGAACCGCTCGCGCGTGATGGTCAGGTGGTGGTGCCCGGCTATGTGCCACGGGAAAATTTACTGAGGCTGTATGCATCGGCGGCATTGTTTGCCTATCCGTCGTTGTTCGAAGGCTTCGGCTTGCCCGTTGCAGAAGCCATGGCGAGCGGCGTGGCCGTGCTGACGTCGAATCTGACTTCGTTGCCGGAAGTGTCGGCAGGGGCGGCGTGGGAGGTGGACCCTTATTCCATCGATGACATCGCGGCCGGCATGGAGCGCCTGATCGGCGATCCGGCTCTGCGCGACGAACTCATCGCCAAGGGTTTGCTGCGCGCCGCCGATCTCACCTGGGACGCGACCGTCGCCCAGACGTGCGCGGTTTATCGCGGATTGTCGGCATGA